One window of Nymphaea colorata isolate Beijing-Zhang1983 chromosome 11, ASM883128v2, whole genome shotgun sequence genomic DNA carries:
- the LOC116265044 gene encoding uncharacterized protein LOC116265044: MEAPTACATVSSIFVYPIKSCRGISVPSASISSTGFRWDRQWVVVNSKGRAYTQRVEPKLALVEPEFPREAFDEAWEPSCGSYLVLRAPGMDTLKVSLSKRYNILDGVSVWEWSGSAYDEGDEATNWFSEYLGKPSRLVRFNTENETRPVDSNYASGYETMFSDGYPFLLISQGSLDALNKLLKEPVPIDRFRPNILVEGCDPFAEDLWAEVKISGAKFHGVKLCSRCKVPTINQENAIAGDEPIKTLREFRSDEILRPTKKSQKKVYFGQNLVCEESRSSGKETSIRVGDPVYVIRKFSSHADAAA; encoded by the exons ATGGAGGCACCGACTGCTTGCGCGACTGTGTCGTCTATCTTCGTATACCCAATCAAGTCGTGCCGTGGAATTTCCGTCCCTTCAGCGTCCATCTCCTCGACAG GATTTCGATGGGACAGGCAGTGGGTGGTTGTGAATTCCAAAGGACGAGCATATACACAAAGAGTTGAGCCAAAACTTGCATTGGTTGAACCAGAGTTTCCAAGGGAAGCATTTGATGAAGCTTGGGAGCCTTCATGTGGATCATATTTAG TTTTGAGGGCTCCTGGAATGGACACATTGAAGGTTTCTCTGAGTAAAAGATACAACATACTTGATGGTGTTTCTGTGTGGGAGTGGTCTGGTTCTGCATATGATGAAGGAGATGAAGCAACAAACTGGTTTTCTGAGTACCTTGGAAAGCCAAGCCGTTTAGTTCGGTTTAACACTG AAAATGAAACCAGACCTGTGGATTCCAATTATGCCAGTGGATATGAAACAATGTTTTCTGATGGTTATCCATTCTTACTAATCTCTCAG GGTTCTTTAGATGCACTAAACAAGCTTCTGAAAGAGCCTGTACCTATAGACCGCTTCAGGCCAaa TATTCTTGTTGAAGGATGTGATCCATTTGCTGAAGACTTATGGGCAGAAGTAAAAATAAGTGGGGCAAAATTTCATGGTGTTAAGCTCTGTTCTCGATGTAAG GTACCAACTATCAACCAGGAGAATGCAATTGCAGGTGACGAACCTATCAAAACACTCAGGGAATTTCGATCTGATGAAATCTTGCGACCAACCAAGAAATCTCAGAAGAAG GTTTACTTTGGGCAGAACCTTGTTTGTGAGGAGTCTCGTAGTTCAGGAAAGGAAACTTCCATTCGAGTTGGTGATCCTGTTTATGTCATTAGAAAGTTTTCTTCTCATGCTGATGCAGCTGCTTAG